One genomic window of Saccopteryx bilineata isolate mSacBil1 chromosome 4, mSacBil1_pri_phased_curated, whole genome shotgun sequence includes the following:
- the ZBTB25 gene encoding zinc finger and BTB domain-containing protein 25 isoform X1: MDTASHSLVLLQQLNMQREFGFLCDCTVAIGDVYFKAHRAVLAAFSNYFKMIFIHQTSECIKIQPTDIQPDIFSYLLHIMYTGKGPKQIVDHSRLEEGIRFLHADYLSHIATEMNQVFSPETLQSSNLYGIQISTTQKTAVKQGLEVKEAPSNNSGNRAAVQGDHTQLQLSLAIGLDDGTADQQRAHPAAQALEEHQKPPVSIKQERCDPESVMSQSRSSSSSEVTGPTFTESGIKIHLCHYCGERFDSRGNLRQHLHTHVSGSLPFGVPASILESNDLGEVHPLNENSEALECRRLSSFIVKENEQQPDHSNRGTAEPLQISQVSLISKDTEPVELNCNFSFSRKRKISCTICGHKFLRKSQLLEHMYTHKGKPYRYNRCQRFGNALAQRFQPYCDSWSDVPLKSSRLSQEQLDSSCALGSELTQENVDTILVE, encoded by the exons ATGGACACAGCTAGCCATAGCCTTGTCCTTCTGCAGCAGCTGAACATGCAACGAGAATTTGGTTTTCTGTGTGATTGCACAGTTGCTATTGGAGATGTTTATTTCAAAGCCCACAGAGCAGTGCTTGCTGCTTTTTCTAACTATTTCAAGATGATATTTATTCACCAAACAAG TGAATGCATAAAAATACAACCAACTGACATCCAACCTGACATATTCAGCTATTTGTTGCACATTATGTACACGGGGAAAGGGCCAAAACAGATTGTGGATCATAGTCGTTTGGAGGAAGGGATTCGATTTCTTCACGCTGACTACCTTTCACACATTGCAACTGAAATGAATCAAGTGTTCTCACCAGAGACTCTGCAGTCCTCAAATTTGTATGGCATTCAAATCTCCACAACCCAAAAAACAGCTGTCAAACAAGGGCTGGAGGTCAAAGAAGCTCCTTCCAATAACAGTGGAAACAGAGCTGCTGTGCAGGGTGACCACACCCAGTTGCAGCTTTCTCTTGCTATTGGGCTGGATGATGGCACTGCTGACCAGCAGAGGGCCCATCCTGCTGCCCAGGCCTTAGAGGAACACCAGAAGCCTCCAGTGTCCATCAAGCAGGAGAGATGTGACCCAGAATCCGTGATGTCCCAGAGCCGCTCCTCATCCTCATCAGAAGTGACAGGCCCCACTTTCACCGAAAGTGGTATAAAAATTCACTTGTGCCATTACTGTGGAGAACGTTTTGATTCCCGTGGTAACCTAAGGCAACATCTCCATACCCATGTGTCTGGATCCCTCCCATTCGGTGTCCCCGCTTCCATTCTGGAAAGCAATGACCTTGGTGAAGTGCATCCACTTAATGAAAACAGCGAGGCTCTTGAATGCCGCAGACTCAGCTCCTTCATTGTCAAGGAGAATGAGCAACAGCCTGACCACTCAAATCGAGGCACCGCGGAGCCTCTGCAGATCAGTCAAGTGTCTCTGATCTCCAAAGACACAGAGCCAGTGGAATTaaactgtaatttttctttttcaaggaaaagaaaaatcagctGTACCATCTGTGGTCATAAATTTCTCCGAAAGAGCCAATTGCTGgaacacatgtatacacacaaagGTAAACCTTACAGATATAACCGCTGCCAAAGGTTTGGTAATGCATTAGCCCAGAGATTTCAGCCATATTGTGACAGCTGGTCTGATGTCCCTCTGAAGAGTTCTCGCTTGTCGCAAGAACAGTTAGACTCATCTTGTGCCTTAGGGTCGGAGCTTACACAAGAAAATGTGGACACTATCTTAGTTGAATAG
- the ZBTB25 gene encoding zinc finger and BTB domain-containing protein 25 isoform X2, with product MDTASHSLVLLQQLNMQREFGFLCDCTVAIGDVYFKAHRAVLAAFSNYFKMIFIHQTSECIKIQPTDIQPDIFSYLLHIMYTGKGPKQIVDHSRLEEGIRFLHADYLSHIATEMNQVFSPETLQSSNLYGIQISTTQKTAVKQGLEVKEAPSNNSGNRAAVQGDHTQLQLSLAIGLDDGTADQQRAHPAAQALEEHQKPPVSIKQERCDPESVMSQSRSSSSSEVTGPTFTESGIKIHLCHYCGERFDSRGNLRQHLHTHVSGSLPFGVPASILESNDLGEVHPLNENSEALECRRLSSFIVKENEQQPDHSNRGTAEPLQISQVSLISKDTEPVELNCNFSFSRKRKISCTICGHKFLRKSQLLEHMYTHKVVTARCLPSVKVSSVCVLGNILDM from the exons ATGGACACAGCTAGCCATAGCCTTGTCCTTCTGCAGCAGCTGAACATGCAACGAGAATTTGGTTTTCTGTGTGATTGCACAGTTGCTATTGGAGATGTTTATTTCAAAGCCCACAGAGCAGTGCTTGCTGCTTTTTCTAACTATTTCAAGATGATATTTATTCACCAAACAAG TGAATGCATAAAAATACAACCAACTGACATCCAACCTGACATATTCAGCTATTTGTTGCACATTATGTACACGGGGAAAGGGCCAAAACAGATTGTGGATCATAGTCGTTTGGAGGAAGGGATTCGATTTCTTCACGCTGACTACCTTTCACACATTGCAACTGAAATGAATCAAGTGTTCTCACCAGAGACTCTGCAGTCCTCAAATTTGTATGGCATTCAAATCTCCACAACCCAAAAAACAGCTGTCAAACAAGGGCTGGAGGTCAAAGAAGCTCCTTCCAATAACAGTGGAAACAGAGCTGCTGTGCAGGGTGACCACACCCAGTTGCAGCTTTCTCTTGCTATTGGGCTGGATGATGGCACTGCTGACCAGCAGAGGGCCCATCCTGCTGCCCAGGCCTTAGAGGAACACCAGAAGCCTCCAGTGTCCATCAAGCAGGAGAGATGTGACCCAGAATCCGTGATGTCCCAGAGCCGCTCCTCATCCTCATCAGAAGTGACAGGCCCCACTTTCACCGAAAGTGGTATAAAAATTCACTTGTGCCATTACTGTGGAGAACGTTTTGATTCCCGTGGTAACCTAAGGCAACATCTCCATACCCATGTGTCTGGATCCCTCCCATTCGGTGTCCCCGCTTCCATTCTGGAAAGCAATGACCTTGGTGAAGTGCATCCACTTAATGAAAACAGCGAGGCTCTTGAATGCCGCAGACTCAGCTCCTTCATTGTCAAGGAGAATGAGCAACAGCCTGACCACTCAAATCGAGGCACCGCGGAGCCTCTGCAGATCAGTCAAGTGTCTCTGATCTCCAAAGACACAGAGCCAGTGGAATTaaactgtaatttttctttttcaaggaaaagaaaaatcagctGTACCATCTGTGGTCATAAATTTCTCCGAAAGAGCCAATTGCTGgaacacatgtatacacacaaag TAGTGACTGCCAGATGTCTTCCTAGTGTCAAGGTAAGTAGTGTCTGTGTGCTAGGAAACATTTTGGATATGTGA
- the ZBTB25 gene encoding zinc finger and BTB domain-containing protein 25 isoform X3, producing the protein MDTASHSLVLLQQLNMQREFGFLCDCTVAIGDVYFKAHRAVLAAFSNYFKMIFIHQTSECIKIQPTDIQPDIFSYLLHIMYTGKGPKQIVDHSRLEEGIRFLHADYLSHIATEMNQVFSPETLQSSNLYGIQISTTQKTAVKQGLEVKEAPSNNSGNRAAVQGDHTQLQLSLAIGLDDGTADQQRAHPAAQALEEHQKPPVSIKQERCDPESVMSQSRSSSSSEVTGPTFTESGIKIHLCHYCGERFDSRGNLRQHLHTHVSGSLPFGVPASILESNDLGEVHPLNENSEALECRRLSSFIVKENEQQPDHSNRGTAEPLQISQVSLISKDTEPVELNCNFSFSRKRKISCTICGHKFLRKSQLLEHMYTHKE; encoded by the exons ATGGACACAGCTAGCCATAGCCTTGTCCTTCTGCAGCAGCTGAACATGCAACGAGAATTTGGTTTTCTGTGTGATTGCACAGTTGCTATTGGAGATGTTTATTTCAAAGCCCACAGAGCAGTGCTTGCTGCTTTTTCTAACTATTTCAAGATGATATTTATTCACCAAACAAG TGAATGCATAAAAATACAACCAACTGACATCCAACCTGACATATTCAGCTATTTGTTGCACATTATGTACACGGGGAAAGGGCCAAAACAGATTGTGGATCATAGTCGTTTGGAGGAAGGGATTCGATTTCTTCACGCTGACTACCTTTCACACATTGCAACTGAAATGAATCAAGTGTTCTCACCAGAGACTCTGCAGTCCTCAAATTTGTATGGCATTCAAATCTCCACAACCCAAAAAACAGCTGTCAAACAAGGGCTGGAGGTCAAAGAAGCTCCTTCCAATAACAGTGGAAACAGAGCTGCTGTGCAGGGTGACCACACCCAGTTGCAGCTTTCTCTTGCTATTGGGCTGGATGATGGCACTGCTGACCAGCAGAGGGCCCATCCTGCTGCCCAGGCCTTAGAGGAACACCAGAAGCCTCCAGTGTCCATCAAGCAGGAGAGATGTGACCCAGAATCCGTGATGTCCCAGAGCCGCTCCTCATCCTCATCAGAAGTGACAGGCCCCACTTTCACCGAAAGTGGTATAAAAATTCACTTGTGCCATTACTGTGGAGAACGTTTTGATTCCCGTGGTAACCTAAGGCAACATCTCCATACCCATGTGTCTGGATCCCTCCCATTCGGTGTCCCCGCTTCCATTCTGGAAAGCAATGACCTTGGTGAAGTGCATCCACTTAATGAAAACAGCGAGGCTCTTGAATGCCGCAGACTCAGCTCCTTCATTGTCAAGGAGAATGAGCAACAGCCTGACCACTCAAATCGAGGCACCGCGGAGCCTCTGCAGATCAGTCAAGTGTCTCTGATCTCCAAAGACACAGAGCCAGTGGAATTaaactgtaatttttctttttcaaggaaaagaaaaatcagctGTACCATCTGTGGTCATAAATTTCTCCGAAAGAGCCAATTGCTGgaacacatgtatacacacaaag AATGA